A window of Chengkuizengella sediminis contains these coding sequences:
- the gcvH gene encoding glycine cleavage system protein GcvH: MSELRENLAYSEDHEWTLSVEGQIVRIGITDYAQEQLGDIVFVEFPEVGDSFSEGDVMGTIESVKTVSEIYYPVSGKVTKINDVLEGEPEKVNAEPYDSGWLVEVEVEGDVKEALSKLLTAEGYRAVIE; the protein is encoded by the coding sequence ATGAGTGAATTAAGAGAGAATTTAGCGTATAGTGAAGACCACGAATGGACTTTATCAGTAGAAGGACAAATTGTGCGTATTGGAATTACTGATTATGCACAAGAACAGTTGGGAGACATTGTATTTGTAGAGTTTCCGGAAGTTGGAGACAGTTTTTCTGAAGGTGATGTAATGGGTACTATTGAGTCAGTAAAAACGGTGTCCGAAATTTATTATCCCGTATCTGGAAAAGTAACAAAAATTAATGATGTCTTAGAAGGTGAACCAGAAAAAGTGAACGCAGAACCATATGATAGTGGCTGGTTAGTTGAAGTGGAAGTTGAAGGCGATGTGAAAGAAGCATTGAGCAAGTTACTTACTGCTGAAGGTTATCGTGCTGTTATTGAATAG
- a CDS encoding endonuclease/exonuclease/phosphatase family protein translates to MKAMSFNILADRRTWRDRRSGIVDIILDLDADIVGLQEALDTQRAYLETALSNDYELIEFNISGNYDNPILLKNNRFMILDQGTVLGSICGGFDRYITWLLLFDNETEEEFYFYNNHICFTPESTKENHAIQLAQLIDLHQSGSSNCTAIAVGDFNARINTSVMRYLLNQVPINGISNPVNLDDTWDITNPNVNRPSTTERGASIDWIITLSGTNVTDAFVGDSNGYSDHYPLTATFNL, encoded by the coding sequence ATGAAAGCGATGAGCTTCAACATTTTGGCTGATCGAAGAACTTGGCGCGATAGAAGAAGTGGAATTGTAGATATCATTTTAGATTTGGATGCAGATATTGTAGGACTTCAAGAAGCTTTAGATACACAAAGAGCCTACCTAGAAACAGCATTATCTAACGATTATGAACTAATTGAATTTAACATTTCAGGTAATTATGACAACCCTATTTTACTAAAAAATAATCGTTTTATGATCTTAGATCAAGGTACTGTGCTTGGATCAATATGTGGTGGTTTTGATCGTTATATCACATGGTTACTTCTTTTTGACAATGAAACAGAGGAAGAATTTTATTTTTATAATAATCATATTTGCTTTACTCCAGAGTCAACTAAGGAAAACCACGCGATTCAATTAGCACAGCTAATTGACCTACATCAATCAGGTTCATCCAATTGCACTGCTATAGCGGTTGGTGATTTTAATGCGAGAATTAACACGAGTGTCATGCGTTATTTATTAAATCAAGTACCGATTAATGGAATATCCAACCCAGTAAATTTAGATGATACTTGGGATATTACGAATCCAAATGTAAATAGACCTTCTACAACTGAAAGAGGTGCTAGTATCGATTGGATCATCACATTATCTGGAACAAATGTAACGGATGCATTTGTGGGTGATTCGAATGGATACTCAGACCACTATCCATTAACTGCGACCTTTAATTTATAG
- a CDS encoding HAD family hydrolase: protein MSNHNKCLKSPIYVGDIVGDINAAKIAGIPFMYASYGFGNVEQYDYKIDRFDDILDVL, encoded by the coding sequence ATGTCGAATCATAATAAGTGCTTGAAAAGCCCCATTTATGTTGGTGATATTGTTGGAGATATAAATGCAGCAAAAATTGCAGGAATTCCTTTCATGTATGCCTCTTATGGATTTGGAAATGTTGAACAATATGATTATAAAATTGATAGATTTGATGATATTTTAGATGTATTATAA
- a CDS encoding DUF421 domain-containing protein, which produces MDYLKDFLIVSLRVVTIFPLLLIMALYMGKRSVGEIPVFDFVIVIAIGAVVGADIGDPNIEHLPTVLAIILIGLLQRIVSTIMIKSRTFGKWVTFEPTVVIHNGNLLKDNLKKERYSIDNILQMLREKDIFNIEDVEMAILEPSGKLSVYKKPMKSAVTVENLNLDLKHEKFSYPIILDGVVSEKVLSYIQKDMKWLETQLLNQSERKEEVFFASVNENLEIHVSKNLPTQIPPIEH; this is translated from the coding sequence TTGGATTATCTTAAGGATTTTTTAATTGTTTCATTACGTGTTGTCACAATTTTTCCCCTCCTTTTAATCATGGCACTTTATATGGGAAAGAGGTCTGTAGGCGAGATTCCTGTGTTTGATTTTGTCATTGTAATTGCGATAGGTGCTGTAGTCGGAGCAGATATTGGAGATCCTAATATAGAGCATTTACCAACAGTTTTGGCAATAATATTAATTGGTTTACTGCAGCGTATAGTAAGTACCATAATGATAAAAAGTAGGACATTTGGTAAATGGGTTACTTTTGAACCTACTGTAGTCATTCATAATGGAAATTTATTAAAAGATAATTTGAAAAAAGAACGTTATTCTATTGATAATATTCTTCAAATGTTACGGGAAAAAGATATATTTAATATTGAAGATGTTGAGATGGCAATATTAGAACCAAGTGGTAAGTTATCTGTTTACAAGAAACCAATGAAATCAGCCGTCACTGTTGAGAATCTTAATCTAGATTTAAAACATGAAAAATTTTCTTATCCCATTATTTTAGATGGAGTCGTTTCTGAAAAAGTATTATCTTATATTCAAAAAGACATGAAGTGGTTAGAGACCCAGCTTCTTAATCAAAGTGAAAGAAAAGAAGAGGTATTCTTTGCTTCTGTGAATGAGAATTTAGAAATTCATGTGTCTAAAAATTTACCCACGCAAATTCCTCCAATAGAGCATTAA
- the aepX gene encoding phosphoenolpyruvate mutase: MKKTEQLKQILTSEELDFIMEAHNGLSAAIVQETGFKGIWASGLSISASMGVRDNNEASWTQVLEILEFMSDATNIPILFDGDTGFGNFNNARRLVKKLEQRHIAGVCIEDKLFPKTNSFINAATQPLADIDEFSGKIKAMKDAQTDDDFIVVARVEAFITGWGLDEALKRAEAYREAGADAILIHSKKSDFTEIESFMKEWSGRSPIVLVPTKYYTTPTELFKDVGANLVIWANHNLRASIDAIKNISGMIYRDESIFRAENLVAALEEVFRLQNSNELHLAERKYLPRKNTTEKNYRQ, from the coding sequence ATGAAAAAAACAGAACAATTAAAACAAATCCTCACTTCAGAAGAGCTGGATTTTATTATGGAAGCGCATAACGGTTTATCAGCAGCCATTGTACAAGAAACAGGGTTTAAAGGAATATGGGCAAGTGGATTATCGATCTCAGCTTCGATGGGAGTTAGAGACAATAATGAGGCTTCTTGGACCCAAGTGTTGGAAATTTTAGAGTTTATGAGTGATGCTACGAACATTCCAATCCTATTTGATGGAGATACAGGTTTCGGTAATTTTAATAATGCAAGACGGCTCGTTAAAAAATTAGAACAGCGTCACATTGCAGGAGTATGTATAGAAGATAAACTTTTTCCTAAAACGAATTCATTCATTAATGCTGCTACTCAACCGCTTGCAGACATTGATGAATTTTCAGGCAAAATTAAAGCAATGAAAGATGCTCAAACAGATGATGATTTCATTGTAGTAGCCAGAGTGGAAGCTTTTATAACAGGTTGGGGCTTAGATGAAGCTCTGAAACGTGCAGAAGCATATCGAGAAGCAGGAGCGGATGCTATACTCATTCACAGCAAAAAGTCAGATTTTACAGAGATCGAATCGTTTATGAAAGAATGGTCGGGAAGAAGTCCAATTGTACTTGTACCTACGAAATATTATACTACACCAACTGAACTGTTTAAGGATGTGGGTGCTAATTTAGTGATTTGGGCGAATCACAATTTAAGAGCCTCCATTGATGCAATAAAAAATATTTCAGGAATGATCTATCGTGATGAAAGTATATTTCGCGCTGAAAACCTGGTAGCTGCCCTTGAAGAGGTCTTTAGGCTGCAAAATTCTAATGAGCTTCATTTAGCAGAACGTAAATATCTCCCTAGAAAAAATACAACTGAAAAAAATTACAGACAGTAA
- a CDS encoding YheC/YheD family protein, whose amino-acid sequence MFTLGNISKHKWAKYQYMMNNEALIPYVPETYLMDKGDLWLLLDKYEHVILKPSKGSRGRGVILVSTEGNNQYKIHSEDNIVTKKGKEKTYKYLKDKIDNYIIQQSIFRPTINQCPFDLRVITQRKKGSNKWVVTGKVAKVAGEGFIVSNITRSKGQVLPASSAIQMSTIKNLSYKSLLRKIDRVALTTAHHLVKYYKKNRIFGLDIALDQEGHVWILEANLKPFTSHFKMLEDKRMYRRIKRYARS is encoded by the coding sequence GTGTTTACGCTGGGGAATATAAGCAAACACAAATGGGCGAAATATCAGTATATGATGAATAATGAAGCCTTGATTCCGTACGTACCTGAAACATACTTGATGGATAAAGGAGATTTATGGCTGTTACTCGATAAATATGAGCATGTGATATTAAAACCTTCCAAAGGGAGTAGAGGACGTGGAGTTATATTAGTGTCTACAGAGGGAAATAATCAATATAAAATTCATAGTGAAGATAACATTGTTACAAAAAAGGGGAAAGAAAAAACTTATAAGTATTTGAAAGATAAAATCGATAATTATATTATTCAGCAAAGTATCTTCAGACCTACAATCAATCAATGTCCTTTTGACTTAAGAGTTATAACTCAAAGGAAGAAAGGCTCTAATAAATGGGTGGTTACAGGAAAGGTAGCAAAGGTTGCTGGGGAAGGATTTATAGTCTCCAACATAACAAGGAGTAAAGGGCAAGTTTTACCAGCCAGTTCAGCTATTCAGATGTCTACAATTAAAAATCTATCATATAAATCACTACTAAGGAAAATTGATAGAGTTGCTTTAACTACAGCTCACCACTTAGTTAAATATTATAAGAAAAATCGTATATTTGGGTTAGATATAGCTTTGGATCAGGAGGGTCATGTATGGATTCTTGAAGCAAACTTAAAACCATTCACCTCACATTTTAAGATGCTTGAGGATAAAAGAATGTATCGGAGAATTAAGAGATATGCAAGAAGTTAA
- the aepY gene encoding phosphonopyruvate decarboxylase, producing METKMFGDELKKLKFLKYIGVPCSFLKSLINFAANECEYITATNEGEAVAIASGISIGGIKPVVLMQNSGLTNAVSPLTSLIFPFRIPFLGFVSLRGEEGISDEPQHELMGQITTKMLDLMQVEWQYLSSNLDEAIQQLYLANKHLDNNRCFFFVVRKGTFTEEKLKKEHLVTHVNHHTMNYHSMNQIPSRFEALKVINELKDHQTIQIATTGKTGRELYEIEDAENNLYMVGSMGCVSSIGLGVALSRPDNNVVVLDGDGSLLMRMGCLATNGYNHPKNMLHILLDNHAYESTGAQSTVSHNIDFINIAASCGYVNSIYIHNLNELVNEINKWKENKGLTFLYLEISKESKSKLGRPSIKPYEVKKRLMQFFSK from the coding sequence ATTGAAACAAAAATGTTTGGTGATGAATTAAAAAAATTGAAATTTTTAAAATATATAGGAGTTCCATGTTCTTTCCTAAAAAGTTTAATTAATTTTGCAGCGAATGAATGTGAATATATTACTGCAACAAATGAAGGTGAAGCAGTAGCGATAGCATCAGGAATTTCAATAGGAGGTATTAAACCTGTTGTTCTTATGCAAAATTCTGGATTAACAAACGCCGTATCTCCATTAACCTCTCTGATATTTCCATTTCGAATCCCTTTTCTTGGTTTCGTGAGTTTACGAGGGGAGGAAGGGATATCAGATGAGCCACAGCATGAATTGATGGGTCAGATAACAACAAAGATGCTTGATTTAATGCAGGTCGAATGGCAATATTTGTCCTCAAATTTAGATGAAGCGATACAGCAATTATACCTTGCAAATAAGCATTTGGACAATAATCGTTGTTTTTTCTTCGTTGTGAGAAAAGGTACTTTTACTGAAGAAAAATTAAAAAAAGAGCATTTAGTTACTCATGTAAATCATCATACAATGAACTATCATTCAATGAATCAGATTCCTTCTAGGTTCGAGGCTTTGAAAGTGATTAATGAACTGAAAGATCATCAAACTATTCAGATTGCTACAACAGGAAAAACCGGTAGAGAATTATATGAAATCGAGGATGCAGAAAATAATTTATATATGGTTGGCTCAATGGGATGTGTTAGCTCAATAGGATTAGGTGTAGCTTTGTCTAGACCTGATAACAATGTAGTTGTCCTTGATGGTGATGGTTCGTTACTTATGAGAATGGGATGTTTAGCTACGAACGGTTACAATCACCCGAAGAATATGCTTCATATATTATTAGATAACCATGCTTATGAATCTACTGGCGCGCAAAGTACAGTATCTCATAATATTGATTTTATTAATATAGCTGCTTCATGTGGATATGTAAATTCAATATATATACACAACTTAAATGAACTAGTGAATGAAATAAATAAGTGGAAAGAAAACAAAGGATTAACTTTTCTATATTTGGAAATTTCCAAAGAATCTAAAAGTAAGTTAGGTCGTCCTTCGATTAAACCTTATGAGGTTAAAAAGAGATTAATGCAATTTTTTAGTAAATAA
- a CDS encoding 2-aminoethylphosphonate aminotransferase has translation MNSIKRNILLNPGPATTTDSVKWAQVVPDICPREVEFGQLMNSVSTDLTQFVADPTDYVTVLFSGSGTSAVESILCSCVSQDDSLLIINNGAYGERMVKIANTYKLNVVEFKSVPYHAIDLNLLEQTIQTCTRKITHLAVVHHETTTGLLNNVKLIGEICVKHEIDLIVDAMSSYAAIPIQMNEMNISYLAASSNKNLQGMAGISFVIAKVSKLEQLENADIRSYYLNLYEQYKYFSKNKQMRFTPPVQTMYALKQAIIELQEEGITERYIRYTRSWERLISGTYRLGLSYLVPEAHHSKIITAIIEPDISQYNFPNMHQYFYKHNIMIYPGKLDEFNTFRIANIGAITYKDIDTFLDLLEHYLTSISVEI, from the coding sequence ATGAATAGTATTAAGCGAAATATTTTATTAAATCCAGGTCCGGCAACAACTACAGATAGTGTCAAATGGGCGCAAGTCGTGCCAGATATTTGTCCTCGTGAAGTTGAATTTGGTCAACTTATGAATTCTGTCTCCACAGATCTAACTCAATTTGTTGCTGATCCTACTGACTATGTTACCGTTTTATTTAGTGGATCTGGTACCTCAGCAGTGGAATCCATTTTATGTTCATGTGTGTCTCAGGATGATTCTCTACTCATTATCAATAATGGTGCATATGGTGAACGGATGGTTAAGATTGCTAATACTTATAAATTGAATGTTGTAGAGTTTAAAAGTGTTCCCTATCATGCGATAGACTTAAACCTTTTAGAACAAACGATTCAAACTTGTACAAGAAAAATTACTCATCTTGCTGTAGTGCATCATGAAACAACAACAGGTTTGTTAAATAATGTGAAATTGATTGGAGAGATTTGTGTTAAACATGAAATTGATCTTATTGTTGACGCTATGAGTTCTTATGCTGCAATTCCAATTCAGATGAATGAAATGAACATATCATATTTGGCAGCAAGCTCCAACAAAAATCTTCAGGGAATGGCTGGCATTTCGTTTGTTATTGCAAAAGTAAGCAAATTAGAACAGTTAGAGAATGCAGATATTAGGAGTTATTATTTGAATTTGTATGAGCAATACAAATATTTTTCCAAAAACAAACAAATGCGATTTACACCACCTGTTCAAACGATGTATGCACTAAAACAAGCTATTATAGAATTACAAGAAGAGGGTATTACTGAACGATATATTAGGTATACTCGTTCATGGGAGAGGTTAATTAGTGGAACATACCGTTTAGGATTATCATACTTAGTACCAGAAGCTCACCACTCCAAAATCATTACTGCAATCATAGAACCAGACATTTCTCAATATAACTTCCCCAATATGCATCAATATTTCTACAAACATAATATAATGATTTATCCTGGAAAATTGGATGAATTCAATACGTTTAGAATAGCAAATATCGGCGCTATTACTTACAAGGATATTGATACTTTTTTAGATTTGTTAGAACATTATCTTACAAGTATATCGGTTGAAATATGA
- a CDS encoding YheC/YheD family protein, which translates to MITISIDRVIASKWEKTVVLLQNRTLRKFVPETERLNSQKLQRMLKRHKMVYVKPVKGGGGVGVMKINKLSNRNGIRFKLQNTTSVKRFKTFGGLYKSLQKQMKSRDYIIQKGISLLKYQNKLMDLRIMVQENLKNQWEVTGSAARIGPTKKIVTNVSSGGITVDFKKMLNHFYEDKTEQDQFLDSLHQMSLEIAKQLQKYNPNLKEIGVDIGLDDQMHPWILEVNTKPDPRIFFRDKSTIEKVVRYGRAYGRKYDLTPKFKHEKKYANKLGEIT; encoded by the coding sequence GTGATTACGATCTCAATTGATAGAGTTATAGCTAGTAAATGGGAGAAGACTGTTGTACTATTACAAAATCGTACTTTAAGAAAATTTGTTCCTGAGACTGAAAGGTTAAACTCTCAAAAACTCCAAAGGATGCTAAAGAGACATAAGATGGTGTATGTTAAACCAGTCAAAGGTGGCGGAGGAGTGGGGGTTATGAAAATAAATAAATTGTCAAATAGAAATGGAATAAGATTCAAGCTCCAAAATACCACCAGCGTAAAACGATTTAAAACCTTTGGTGGATTATACAAATCATTGCAGAAACAAATGAAGAGTAGAGATTATATCATTCAAAAGGGAATTTCTTTACTTAAATATCAAAATAAATTGATGGACCTTCGCATTATGGTGCAGGAAAATTTAAAGAACCAATGGGAAGTGACGGGTTCTGCTGCAAGAATAGGTCCAACAAAAAAAATAGTTACAAATGTAAGTAGTGGGGGTATCACCGTTGATTTTAAAAAGATGTTAAACCATTTTTATGAAGATAAAACAGAGCAAGATCAATTTTTAGATTCATTACATCAAATGAGTTTGGAGATAGCAAAGCAATTGCAAAAATATAATCCTAATTTAAAAGAAATTGGAGTGGATATCGGACTAGATGATCAAATGCACCCATGGATATTAGAGGTAAATACAAAACCTGATCCACGTATATTTTTTAGGGATAAGAGTACTATTGAGAAAGTTGTTCGATATGGACGTGCATATGGTAGAAAATATGACCTGACACCTAAGTTTAAACATGAAAAAAAGTACGCTAATAAATTAGGGGAAATCACATGA
- a CDS encoding PadR family transcriptional regulator — MFNRELVKGSTSLVVLQLLNERDMYGYELAKEFGRRSEQLLQVKEGTLYPALHKLEKQTYIECYWQEQKKGPARKYYRITEEGKEMLLTKTSEWEKFVSVMNKVLSETKHDLS, encoded by the coding sequence ATGTTCAATAGAGAATTAGTAAAGGGGAGTACCTCATTAGTTGTTTTACAGCTGTTAAACGAGAGAGATATGTACGGTTATGAACTGGCTAAAGAATTTGGACGTCGGAGTGAGCAGCTTCTTCAAGTAAAAGAAGGGACTTTATATCCTGCTTTACATAAACTAGAGAAGCAAACATACATCGAATGTTATTGGCAGGAACAAAAAAAAGGACCCGCCCGTAAATATTATAGAATAACTGAAGAAGGTAAAGAAATGCTGCTTACGAAAACTTCAGAATGGGAAAAATTTGTAAGTGTAATGAATAAAGTATTAAGTGAGA